GGCGGAGGGCGCTGTGCTGCTGGACGCCTCCACGGGGAAGGTCCTGTATGGGAAGAACCAGGATAAGCAGTTTTATCCTGCAAGCATTACGAAGATCATGACGGCACTGGTTGTTCTGGAACGGTGTGATCTGAAGGATAAGGTGACCTTTTCCTCCACTGCCACGACGAATCTGGAATCCGGGGCGGTATCTTTAGATATCACGGAGGGCGACGTACTGACTGTGGAGCAGTGTTTATACGGTCTCTTGCTCAAGTCGGCCAACGAGATCGGCAACGGCCTGGCGGAGCATGTAGCCGGCAGCGTCAGCGGGTTTGCAGACCTGATGAATGAAAAGGCAAAGGCCCTGGGATGCAGGAATACCCATTTTGCCAATCCTCACGGACTGAATGACTCTACTCACAAGACGACCCCCTATGATATGGCCCTGATCATGCGTGCGGCATTGGAAAATGCTACATTCCGGAAGATCGATACGACTACCTCCTACAGTTTCCCGGCCACGAAGAAGTCGGCGGCAAGGACTATCACCATGGGGCACAAGATGATGTATCCGTCGGATTCCCGTTATTATGAAGGAATTATCGGAGGAAAGACAGGATATACTTCACTGGCGGGGAATACACTGGTAACGGGCGTTGAGAAAAACGGAGTCCGTCTGATCGCCGTGGTCATGAAAGCCAGGAGCACTCAGTATACGGATACCAAAGCGATGCTGGATTATGGTTTTGAGCATTACGCTGCGCTGACAGGTGGCAATGGTTCGGCTGGCGGCGGGACTTTGGCGGGCCCATCCGCTTCTGCGGGAGATTCTGCCACAGGCAGTCAGGCTGCACCGGGCAGCCAGAGCGCGCAGAATGACCAGACTGGCACGGCAGGGGCAGCGGGGACTGTCGCAGCAGGCTGGAAACAGGATGCAGCCGGATGGTATTACATAAAGGCGGACGGTACGCGGGCAGCCAATGAGTGGCAGACCTTAGAGGGGGCTGACTACTGGTTTGACGGGAACGGATATATGGCGACCGGGTGGCGCAAGTTCACCAACGGGGCCTGGTATTATTTTGCCCCGGAGAATGGGAAGATGGTTTTTGGCAACTGGGTTCAGGACGGAGGCGCCTGGTATTATCTGGGAGCGGACGGCGTGCTGCTTATGAATACCACGACCCCGGACGGCAATCGGGTGGATGAAAACGGAATCTGGATCCAGCAGTAAAGGAGTGAGGCCGGTGAAGAAGGCAGAACAGAGTTTGCATAGTAAAAACGAAATGATTGAAAATACAAGAGCGGTGACAAAAAAACAGGCATCGGTGCGCAGATTGTGGAGCGCACTGGTGCCTGCCGCCATTATCTGTGTGCTGATCCTGGGCGGATGTAAAAGCGGAGTGGGAGAAGAACCGCCGGGAGCAGCTCCGGATGAGGCGGGGAACCCGGTGGCGGAGGGCAGTGCCGGCACGGAAGGAAGCTTTGGGCCAGAGCTTGGTGAAGCTGCAGAAAGAGGCCAGAACCCGGAGGATCGAGAGGGCATGGCAGAGGGCCCGGCAGCATCTTTGGAAGCGTCATCTGACTATATCCTCCCCGGCAGTGATCGGGAATTAGTGGAATGGGCGGACGTGAAGAGCCTGACAACAGAGCAGGTCCGGCTTGCCAGGAACGAGATCTACGCCCGCCATGGAAGAGGTTTTAAGTCCCAGGACCTGCAAGCTTATTTTGACGCCAGGCCATGGTATGAGAAGACCGTGGAGCCTGATGACTTCAGTGAGAGCCTGCTGAACGACTATGAGAAGCGAAATATCCGGTATTTGAAGGGGCTTGAGCCGGTGGATGGACTGCCGGGACTTTCGGATGCGCCGTCAAAGCCGGTCGTCGACCAGTACGGATATGAGGGCGGGCACTCGCTGCTGTCATTTGAGCTGAAGCCGGGTACTGTAAAGGACTGTGGGGAATATTATCAGGTGGACGCGGTATTTGCGCAGGCTATTGAGGCACCGGGCGATCTGTCCTATGGGGACCGGATAACGCTGGTATTCAATGAGCTGACTGGAGAGACAAAGACGCTGGAGTACCGGGAGGAAGGCCTTTATCCTTTGAATGAAGGCCCATATCCTTCGGTGTATTATTACAGGAAGCATGAAGATGGCAGTCCGGTTGTGCTCTATCAGGACAGTGACGACAGGGTGGATAAGCCTTTTTACGAAGGGCAGCTCTATATCCGTAAGGATGCCACGAAAGAGATTGATATTGAAAGACTGTCCGCTCCGGTCACGTATGAGGATCTGAATGGGGAATTTAACTGGTATAACGGCGTATTTTTTGACAGGAAGGGCTATGCGGTCCGCCTGGTATTTTACGGAGACTAAAGATGATGAAAGAAAAATTATATACGATCGAACTGACAGATGCGGTAAAGGCGGGAGACGAGTGCCTGTTCTGCTGGCTGGAGCGCAAGCTGGAACAGGAAAATCTGGAATTCGTGCTGGGTTCGTCCTATATGGAAAGTGACATCCGGGAGAAGACCAGTGAAAAAGGTTTTTGCCGCCATCACACAAAGATGATGTATGATTATGGAAACACTCTGGGCAACGCGTGGATTCTCAAATCCCGGATGGAACACATGAACCGGGAATTCAAGGAGCAGATGAAGCGGTATGGTCATGGAAGCAGCCCTAAGAAAACTGCCGGGAAGATATCCCTGTTTTCTGCCATAAAGGCAGGCGGCAGCAAAAATACCAGATCAGCTGTGGGAGAATGGCTGCTTTCGGAGGAGGATCATTGCTATATCTGCAGCCGGATGCAGGAAATCTATGGACGGATGCTGGATACGTTTGTGTATATGCTGCGGGAGGACGCTGCTTTTGGAGCACTTTTGATGGAGTCCAACGGTTTTTGCCTGCACCATTTTGCTGACGTTTTAGAGATCTGCGAGGAAAAATTGAATCCGGCGGAAAGAGAAGCGTGGGTACCCAGACTGGGCGGGCTGATGGAGAAGAATTTAGACCGGATCCAGGCAGATATTGACTGGCTGATCGAGAAATATGATTACCGCAACAAGGATGCGGACTGGAAGCAGTCGAAGGATGCGGTGCAGCGCACCATGCAGAAGCTGACCGGCGGACATCCGGCAGATCCAGTATTCCAGAACAGAAAATAGTGGAATAATCTGGCGGGGCTGGGAGATATTAATGAAAAGCAGAGAAAATAAAAGGAGGCTTTTCATTATGGATTTAAAAAGCAGCGAGACAGCAAAGAATCTGATGCGCGCATTTGCAGGCGAGAGCCAGGCCAGAAACCGTTATACATTTTCGGCGGGTAAGGCGAAAGCAGAGGGATATCCGGTGATCGGATCTGCCTTTTTGTTTACGGCGGAGCAGGAAAAGGAACATGCGGAAATCTTCTATAATTATTTAAAGGAGCTTTGCGGACAGAATATTTTTATTGACGGCGGTTATCCGGTGGACCAGTATGATAAAAGCCTGGACCTTTTAAAAGCGGCAAGACATAATGAGTATGAAGAATACCAGGATGTATACCGGAATTTCGGAAATATCGCGAAGGAGGAGGGCTTTAGCCAGATTGCGGGAACCTTCTATAAGGTTGCGGATATTGAGCGGATCCACGGAGACCGGTTCCAGATGTTCGCGGATTATTTAGAGCAGAACAAACTGTTTGTATCAGATGTGGAGACCGGATGGATGTGCCTCAACTGCGGCTACGTGTTTACCGGCACGCAGGCGCCGCCGAAATGTCCGGTATGCAGCCATGAGCAGGGATATTTTATCCGATTGGAGCTTGCGCCATATATCCGGTAAGCTTATAATAGATTTGATGCAGCGGTGAGGGTACTGACCGGTTGCGATTTGATTTGAATAATCCGGAGGACCGGAGGTTTGAGAGGCAGATACGAATGATAAACAGAGACGTGAAAGCGGTCATATTTGACCAGGATGGACTGATGTTCGACACAGAGCGCATATCGGTGGAGGCATGGCATTTGGTGGGAGAGGAGTGGGGAATCCACTTAGAGGAGGAATTCTTAAGTACCGTACGCGGCATGAATGTGCGGGATGCGGCAGAGCGGTTCCGCCAGGAGTTGGGCGGCTCTGTGGATTACGTGCGTTTTAAAGAGGAAAAGCAGGAGCGTTTTGAGGCCATGCTGAGGCAGCGGGGGATTCCGGTGAAGCCGGGCCTTAAGGAGCTTCTGGCATTTTTAAAGGAGCATGGCTACAAGATTGCCATGGCTACTGCCAGCACAAAAGAATATTCCCTGGAGAATTTAAGAGAAGCGGGGATTGAAGATTATTTTGATTATATCATTACCGGGGATATGGTGGTTCATGCAAAACCGGACCCGGAGGTGTTCTTAAAGTCTGCGGAGGCTCTGGGAGAAAGACCGGAAAACTGTATGGTTTTAGAAGACAGTTTAAACGGTCTGGAGGCAGGGCTCCGGGGTGGTTTTATCACGGTCATGGTGCCGGATCTGACCCAGCCCGACGAGGCGCTCCGCAGCCGGGTGGACAGTGTATGTTCATCCCTGTTTCAAGTAAAGGAATTGCTGGAGGGCGTATCTTAAGTGAGTTCATCTGTAAAAGTGATATCTGCACTGCTGGCGGCTGGAGCCGCGGGTGCAGCCGGAGGCCTGGCCCGTTCCCGCTATGAAAGGGACTGCCTGACCGTGGAAGAGACTGAGATCATATCCCCGAAGATAAAGAAAGCCAGGACGGTGGTTTTTTTGTCAGACCTGCATGATAAAGAGTTTGGAAGGGAAAATGAGAGGCTGTTCCAGGTTCTCCGTGACGTAAGGCCGGACCTGGTGTTGATCGGAGGCGACACCATGGTAGCAAAGGCCGGTGCTGCAAAGCTGGATGTGACGGAGCGGCTTCTTGACGGGCTTTGCAGGATACTGAAAGAGGATGGCTCTTCCGGCCCTGCCGCGTCCTTCCGGATATTCTACGGCAATGGGAACCACGAGCAGCGCATGCGCAGGGAACGTACGGTATATGGCAGCCTGTATGGAGAGTTTCAGGCGCTTTTGAAAGCGTATGGGATCTGTTATCTTTCCAACCGTACCGTACAGTCCGGGGACGACATCTGCATCAGCGGACTGGACATTGATCAGAAATACTACCGGGATCTGGTCCCGGCGAGGATGAAAGCAGAGTACTTGACGAAACACCTGGGAAATGCGGATCGCAGCCGCTTCCAGATCCTGATGGCGCATTCCCCGCTCTTTTTCGACGCCTGTGCGGATTGGGGAGCGGACCTTACACTTTCGGGCCATTTTCATGGAGGTACCATAAGGATACCCGGACTGGGCGGAGTGATGACGCCCCAGTACCAGTTTTTCCTGCCGGTATGCGCAGGAACATTCGAACAAAACGGCCGCTATATGATCGTCAGCCGGGGACTGGGTACCCACTCCATCAATATCCGTATTTTTAATAAACCACAGGTGGTCGTTGTGCGGTTAAGGCCGGAAAATGACTGATGATAAAGTTTTGGCTGTTGTAGAAATCCCTGTTCCCTTGAGTTTCCGCATTTTGCAGCGGCGGCGGGCGGCGGTTCGGATAAACTGGTTTTTGTGACTTTGCAGGTCTTTAGAAGCTGTTAGTCCTCAGGATTTTCTGTTCTGACAGCGGAAGGGGGTGTCTGAGCGTTAGCGAGTTGCCCTTTCCGCTGGCAGGTTTTTAAGAAAATTCTGAGGGCTTACAGATTCTTAAGACCGAAACCGGAACAAAAACCAGTTTATCCGAACCGCCGCCCGCCGCCGCTGCAAAATGCGGAAACTCAGGCTCTTCTTTATTTACAGAACAGGGGTTTTTTGTTATACTGGTAGATACGTGAGAATCCGGGAACAGCCCGGAATGGCGATTTTAGGGAACAGGACAGGAGCGTCATGGCAGTATCAATATCGTACAAGCTGGAAAAGTTTGAAGGTCCCCTGGACCTGTTGTTGCATTTGATTGATAAGAATAAGGTGGATATTTACGATATTCCGATCGTGGAGATCACCCAGCAGTATCTGGATTATATGAACCAGATGGATAAGGAAGACTTAAACATTGTCAGCGACTTCCTGGTGATGGCAGCCACCCTTCTGGACATCAAATCCCGGATGCTCCTTCCCGCCCCGGTGGATGAGGAGGGCGAGGAGGAAGACCCGCGTGCGGAGCTGGTGGCGCGTCTTCTGGAGTATAAGAAATACAAGATGATGGCGCAGGAGCTTGCCGACATGGAAGAGAATGCACAGGGACTGCTCTTCAAAGCGCCGACTGTGCCGAAAGAGGTGGCGAAATACGAGCCGCCGGTGGATCTTGACAATCTTTTAGATGGCCTGACGTTAGCGCGGCTGCAGCGGATCTTTGAGTCTGTGATGAAACGGCAGCAGGACAAGGTGGACCCGATCCGCAGCAGCTTTGGCACCATAAAAAAAGAGCCTGTGAGCCTTGAGGACAAGATCTTAAATGTGCTGGGGTATGCCAGGAAGCACCGCAGCTTCAGCTTCCGGCAGATGCTGGAGCGGCAGAGCGACAAGCTGGAAGTGGTCGTGACATTCCTGGCGATCCTGGAGCTGATGAAGATGGGGAAGATCCAGCTGACCCAGGAGCATACGTTTGACGATATGTATATCGAGACCCTGGAGGCTGAGGGAGAGGAAACAGAACTTGACCTGGAGGAAATTGCAGGTCTGGAGGGATAGATGGGAAGTTTATTTGAAGAGGATGATGATTTCGATCTGGCTGCCATAGAAGCGAGACATGCTGAGATGGAAGCGGAGGCGCTCCTGGACAAGCTGGACGCCGGAGCGGCGCCAGGTGATGCTGAAAAGGACCGTGAGGAAACTGGCGGGATATTCCCGGAGAGCGACTGGGAGGCGATTGTGGAAGCCGTGTTGTTTACCATGGGGAATTCTGTGGAGCTGCGTCAGCTGGCGGTCGCCATTGACCAGAGCGAAAAAGTGACGAGACGGATTGTAGAAAACCTGCAGAAGCGGTATGAGCTTGAAAACCGAGGGATGCAGATCATTGCCCTGGAGGACTCTTATCAGATGAGTACACGGGCCAGGTTCTATGAAAATCTGATCCGGGTTGCAGCGACGCCTAAAAAGCATGTGCTCACGGACGTTGTTCTGGAAACTCTGTCGATCATTGCGTACAAGCAGCCGGTTACAAAGATGGAGATATCCAAGATAAGAGGCGTGTCCTCCGACCATGCGGTGAACCGTCTGGTGGAGTATGGGCTGATCTATGAGGTGGGCCGTCTGGATGCACCGGGAAGGCCGGCACTATTTGCCACCACAGAAGAGTTCCTGCGGAGATTCGGCGTTGGGTCGGCGACCGATCTGCCGACCATGAACCCGGAGCAGGAGGAAGAGATCATTCAGGAAGTGGAAGAAGAGCTGCAGATGAAGCTGAATGAGGTTCCTGAGGAGGGAGAGGAAGTCTCTGAAGGGGAAATGCCTGCGGTAGAGGAGTTGGCGGAAGAGGCAGCAGCGTCAGCGGAGACGGTGGTCGCGTTGGAAGAGGCAGCAGCGTCTGAGGAGACGGAGACTCCTGCAGCAGGGACAGCCGGCAAGCGGCAGGAAACAGATGAGGATGAGAGGAGCAGCAGAGATGCCGAAGATCAGGATTAAATATTTTAATGACAACATAGAAAAACTCACATACATAGGTGGTAAATCGGACTGGATCGATCTGCGGGCGGCAGAGGATCTGGAGCTTGCAGCGGGAGAGTTCAAGCTGATCCCTCTGGGAGTTGCCATGGAGCTGCCAAAGGGTTATGAGGCGCATGTTGTTCCGAGAAGCAGTACATATAAGAATTTTGGGATTATTCAGACGAACCATATGGGTGTGATCGATGAGACCTACTGTGGGGATAATGACCAGTGGTTTTTCCCGGCTTATGCCATGCGGGATACGCAGATCCATGCAGGAGACCGGATCTGCCAGTTCCGTATTATGGAGCACCAGCCGGCGATTGTATTTGATGAAGTAGAGTCACTTGGACATGAGGACCGGGGCGGTCATGGAAGCACCGGCAGAAAGTAGAGAAAGCAGACTGACGTGGAACGATACGAGAGAGAGAATGAGGGGCGCAGGCGCAGCCAGACGATGTCTGGACAGCCGGAACGCAGGCGTGGTCAGACGGCATCCGCTCAGCCGGAACGCAGGCGTTTTCAACCGGAAACAGGAGATGCCAGGCAGGGACAGATGCCTTCCGGACAGGCAAGGGCGCGCGCCATGGCCCGGCGCAGGAGGAAACAGAGACAGCGCAGGATGATCCTGGGCAGTTTGCTGCTGGTGATTTTGCTGATTGCGGGCGGGACCAGCTTTGGCGTGGTCCATTACAGGAATTTAAAAGAGAAGCAGGCCTTCGCATCAGCAGGGATCGAGGCCATGGAGCAGGGCGATTATGAGGCGGCGATCGTAAGCTTTGACCAGGCGCTTTTAAAAGCGGACGGAAAGATCGGGGCCTTTGAAAAAGATGTATTACTTTACCGGGCCGAGGCAGAATATAAGCAGGAGGATTATCCGGCAGCAAAGAATACCTATGAGCTTCTTTTAAAAGAAGACAAAGACAATGCTGAATACAAAAAGGGCATGGTACTCTGTCTGGTAGAGGCAGGCGATTATGGAGCGGCGCTGGACTTAGAGGTGCTTCAGGGGACCGTTTACAACCGGATGGCGAAGGAACAGATCGAAGCCGGACAGTACGACCGGGCGCTGGAATACATTGAGCAGGGAAAGACATTTGCGGAAGAATCGGCGGGCAGGGAGCTTGCGTTCAATGAGGCGGCTGCCTGGGAGTACAAGCATGACTATGCAAAGGCCCTGGAGCTGTTTGAAGCATATGTGCAGAAATATGGCGCGGATGAGACCGCAGAACGGGAGATTGCCTTTTTAAAGACCCGCCAGGGCAGTCATTAAGGAGTATAGATGGCAGAACTTATAGAAGTAAAAGAAGTAGAAGAGCGAGTGATCCTGATCGCAGTCAGTTTAAGCGACGAGGATGATACGGCGGCCTCTCTGGACGAACTGGAGGAGTTAGTCAAGACAGCGGGAGCCGTGACCGTGGACAAGATGATGCAGAACCGGGAGCGGATCCATCCGGGAACCTATCTGGGAAAGGGAAAGATCGAGGAGGTTCGGGAGCGTATCTGGGAGCTTAACGCCACCGGAGTTGTCTGTGATGATGAACTCTCTCCGGCCCAGCTTCGGAATCTGGAGGATGCGCTGGATACCAAGGTCATGGACCGGACTATGGTCATCCTGGATATCTTTGCGGCAAGGGCTACCACCAGCGAGGGGAAGATCCAGGTAGAGCTGGCCCAGCTCAAGTACCGGGCAGCCCGGCTGGTGGGACTTAGAAGCTCCCTGTCCCGTCTGGGCGGCGGCATCGGGACCAGAGGTCCGGGTGAGAAAAAGCTGGAGATGGACCGTCGTCTGATCCATGAGCGGATCGGACAGCTGAAAGCAGAGCTGGAGGAAGTGAAGCGCCACCGGGATGTGATACGGAAACAGCGGGAAAAGGCCCACACGCCTGTTGCCGCGATCGTGGGCTATACTAATGCGGGGAAGTCCACACTGTTAAATCGTCTGACGGATGCAGGGATACTGGCGGAAGATAAGCTGTTCGCAACCCTGGACCCGACCACCCGCGGCCTGGAGCTGGAGAGCGGACAGAAGATTCTTCTGACGGATACCGTAGGATTTATCCGGAAGCTGCCCCACCATCTGATCGAAGCGTTCAAGAGCACGCTGGAGGAAGCAAAATACAGTGATATCATCCTTCACGTAGTGGACTGCTCCAACCCCAATATGGATATGCAGATGCATGTGGTGTATGAAACCCTGCGTGAGCTGGAAGTGGAGGACAAGATCATCGTCACGGTCTTCAATAAGACGGACAAAAAAACAGATGATGAATTTCCGAGAGATCTTAAGTCGGATTATCAGGTGCGGATCTCTGCAAAAACCGGGGAAGGATTAGGAGAGCTTATAGATACCCTGGAAAAGATCTTAAGAAGTCAGAAAGTGTATCTGGAACGTCTCTTTTCTTACCAGGAAGCGGGAAAGATTCAGACGATTCGGAAGTATGGGGAGCTGCTCTCGGAGGAGTACGAGGCGGACGGAATCGCCGTAAAAGCCTATGTTCCGGCAGAATTATTCGCCGGTCTGGTGACAAAACCGTGATGTCCCGTTGGACAGATCAGTTATAAGAAAATGTGATAAGACACAATATCTATGTTTCGCGTTTTTGAGCAAAACTAGATATTGTGTTTTCTTTTTGGCTCTGCTATAATCTATAACATAGCGCGATGATCGCGGTGAATTTTTTGGGAGTATTCGGTGGTTGAACCGGCAGGTGCGAAAGGAGAAAGGGATTTCATGATCAATGTAGTAAAACGCGACGGGGAAGTTGCGGAGTTTAGTCTGAATAAGATCACAGAGGCGATTAAGAAAGCATTTAAGGCTACGGGAAAGGATTACAACAACGAGATACTGGAGCTGCTGTCTCTGCGTGTGACCTCTGATTTCCAGGGGAAGATGCATGAGGGCAGTATTTCCGTAGAGCAGATACAGGACAGTGTCGAGCATGTGCTGGAGCAGACCGGTTATACGGATGTGGCGAAGGCTTATATTTTGTACCGCAAGCAGCGGGAGAAGATCCGCAACATGAAGACGACCATCCTGGATTACAAGGATGTGGTGAACAGCTACGTGAAGGTGGAAGACTGGCGTGTCAAGGAGAATTCCACTGTTACATATTCTGTGGGGGGACTGATCTTAAGCAACTCCGGTGCGGTCACTGCCAACTACTGGCTGTCTGAGATCTACGACCAGGAGATCGCGGAGGCACACCGCAATGCGGATATCCATATCCACGATCTGTCCATGCTGACCGGATACTGTGCAGGCTGGTCCTTAAAGCAGCTTTTGATCGAAGGGCTGGGCGGTATCCCGGGCAAGATCACCTCTGCACCGGCGAAGCATTTATCCGTGCTCTGCAACCAGATGGTGAACTTTCTGGGCATTATGCAGAATGAGTGGGCGGGCGCCCAGGCATTCTCTTCCTTTGATACCTATCTGGCTCCATTTGTGAAAGCGGACAACCTAACCTATCAGGAAGTAAAGAAATGTATTGAATCCTTCATTTACGGCGTCAATACTCCAAGCCGCTGGGGGACCCAGGCACCGTTCTCCAACATCACCCTGGACTGGACCGTTCCGAATGATATGGCGGAGCTTCCGGCGATCGTGGGCGGCAAGGAGATGGATTTTAAGTACAAGGACTGCAAACGCGAGATGGATATGGTCAATAAGGCATTTATTGAGACCATGATCGAGGGCGATGCCAACGGCCGCGGTTTCCAGTATCCGATCCCTACCTATTCCATTACCAGGGATTTTGACTGGTCAGACACGGAGAACAACCGGCTGCTGTTTGAGATGACCTCCAAGTACGGCACCCCGTATTTTTCCAACTATATCAACAGCGATATGGAGCCGAGCGATGTGCGCAGCATGTGCTGCCGTCTGCGCCTGGACCTTCGGGAGCTGCGCAAGAAGACCGGCGGATTCTTCGGTTCCGGCGAGAGCACCGGATCTGTAGGCGTTGTGACCATCAATATGCCGAGGATCGCATATCTTGCAAAGGATGAAGAGGATTTTTACGATAAGCTGGACAATATGATGGATATTTCGGCCCGTTCCTTAAGGGTGAAGCGGGAAGTGATCACGAAGCTTTTAAACGGCGGTCTGTATCCCTATACAAAGAGGTATCTGGGCAGCTTTGAGAATCATTTTTCCACCATCGGGCTGATCGGTATGAATGAGGTGGGCTTAAATGCCAGATGGATCGGAAAGGATATGACGGACCCGGAGACCCAGCAGTTTACCAAGGATGTGCTGAACCATATGAGGGAGCGTCTGGTGATGTACCAGGAGCAGTATGGCGACTTATATAACCTTGAGGCAACCCCTGCGGAGTCCACTACCTATCGTCTGGCAAAACATGATGTGAAGAAATACCCGGACATCAAGACAGCGGGCTGCAAGGGAGACACCCCTTACTATACCAACAGCTCCCATCTGCCGGTGGATTATACCGCGGACATTTTCGAGGCGCTGGATATCCAGGATCAGCTTCAGACCCTGTACACATCAGGGACCGTGTTCCATGCATTCCTGGGAGAGAAGCTGCCTGACTGGAAGGCCGCAGCAAAGCTGGTGCGGACCGTTGCGGAGAACTACCGCCTGCCGTATTATACGTTGTCGCCCACTTATTCGATCTGCAGGGACCACGGGTATCTGATCGGCGAGCACAAGACCTGTCCGATCTGCGGACGGGAAGCCGAGGTATACAGCCGTATCACCGGGTACTATCGTCCGGTGAAGAACTGGAACGAGGGCAAGACCCAGGAGTACAAGAACCGTACCGCATATGATGTGACTCACTCTGTCTTGAGGAAGAACCCGGAAGCTGCAAGGCAGCTGTCGGAGGCTCTGACCGGGAATGAAGGAGCAGTGGAGTCAGCTCAGTCCCGGACTGAGTCCGGCGCGTATCTGTTCACAACAAAGACCTGTCCTAACTGCAAGATGGCAAAGGAGTTTTTGAAGGATGTGGACTATAAAGTGGTAGATGCGGAGGAGAATCCGGAGCTTACCAGCCAGTTTGGCATTATGCAGGCGCCGACCCTGGTGATCGTGAAGGACGGGAAGGTTGAGAAGTTTGTAAATGCTTCTAATATCCGGAAGTTCACAGAAGCATGTGTGAAATAGGCAGGATTCCGATTTAAAAAGAAGGATCGCCAGAACCAAAACTACAGTGGATTTGACAGCACTGTAGTTTTGGTTTTTTGTTTTCTGTTTTAAGGAGTAAAAGAGTGACATCTATATTCCGTGATGGTATAATATGAACACTTAGTGAAGACAAAACAATATTTCAGAAAGGAATATCTGACATGGCACTGCTGCGTGAACTTTTTTTCACATTTGCAAAGATCGGGACCTTTACCTTTGGGGGCGGATATGCAATGATTTCGCTCATAGACCATGAGTGTGTGGAAAAGAAACAGTGGATCACCTCAGATGAGCTGATGGATATTACCGTGATTGCAGAGTCCACTCCCGGACCGATCGCGATCAACTGTGCCACCTATACCGGCTACAGGAAGGCAGGTGTCGCCGGAGCTGTGATGGCAACGCTGGGAATGATACTGCCGTCGTTTTTTATTATTCTGGTCATTTCCATGTGTATGGAGAATCTGCTGAAATATCCAGTAGTTGTAAGTGCATTTCGGGGGATTCGGGTAGCCGTAGGGTTCCTGATCGTTCGGGCGGCCGTAAAGATGATCTGCAAGATGCTTAAGAAATCTTCAGCAGATATCCCGGCCAGGATCCGAAGTGTCAGCTTTGTA
This portion of the Clostridium sp. AN503 genome encodes:
- a CDS encoding HAD family phosphatase; the encoded protein is MINRDVKAVIFDQDGLMFDTERISVEAWHLVGEEWGIHLEEEFLSTVRGMNVRDAAERFRQELGGSVDYVRFKEEKQERFEAMLRQRGIPVKPGLKELLAFLKEHGYKIAMATASTKEYSLENLREAGIEDYFDYIITGDMVVHAKPDPEVFLKSAEALGERPENCMVLEDSLNGLEAGLRGGFITVMVPDLTQPDEALRSRVDSVCSSLFQVKELLEGVS
- the rbr gene encoding rubrerythrin, with protein sequence MDLKSSETAKNLMRAFAGESQARNRYTFSAGKAKAEGYPVIGSAFLFTAEQEKEHAEIFYNYLKELCGQNIFIDGGYPVDQYDKSLDLLKAARHNEYEEYQDVYRNFGNIAKEEGFSQIAGTFYKVADIERIHGDRFQMFADYLEQNKLFVSDVETGWMCLNCGYVFTGTQAPPKCPVCSHEQGYFIRLELAPYIR
- a CDS encoding metallophosphoesterase, whose product is MSSSVKVISALLAAGAAGAAGGLARSRYERDCLTVEETEIISPKIKKARTVVFLSDLHDKEFGRENERLFQVLRDVRPDLVLIGGDTMVAKAGAAKLDVTERLLDGLCRILKEDGSSGPAASFRIFYGNGNHEQRMRRERTVYGSLYGEFQALLKAYGICYLSNRTVQSGDDICISGLDIDQKYYRDLVPARMKAEYLTKHLGNADRSRFQILMAHSPLFFDACADWGADLTLSGHFHGGTIRIPGLGGVMTPQYQFFLPVCAGTFEQNGRYMIVSRGLGTHSINIRIFNKPQVVVVRLRPEND
- a CDS encoding serine hydrolase — translated: MRQWKKILALGLGFTLTFGQAAYAEIIIPPISSIGAPENETAGAGAISGEAPVTGTAAVTGTAAAPGNAGTEAVPGNNGTSAAPGNTGTAAAPGNSGTASVPGGYNDTTAIQEPVVVAEGAVLLDASTGKVLYGKNQDKQFYPASITKIMTALVVLERCDLKDKVTFSSTATTNLESGAVSLDITEGDVLTVEQCLYGLLLKSANEIGNGLAEHVAGSVSGFADLMNEKAKALGCRNTHFANPHGLNDSTHKTTPYDMALIMRAALENATFRKIDTTTSYSFPATKKSAARTITMGHKMMYPSDSRYYEGIIGGKTGYTSLAGNTLVTGVEKNGVRLIAVVMKARSTQYTDTKAMLDYGFEHYAALTGGNGSAGGGTLAGPSASAGDSATGSQAAPGSQSAQNDQTGTAGAAGTVAAGWKQDAAGWYYIKADGTRAANEWQTLEGADYWFDGNGYMATGWRKFTNGAWYYFAPENGKMVFGNWVQDGGAWYYLGADGVLLMNTTTPDGNRVDENGIWIQQ
- a CDS encoding DUF6062 family protein, encoding MMKEKLYTIELTDAVKAGDECLFCWLERKLEQENLEFVLGSSYMESDIREKTSEKGFCRHHTKMMYDYGNTLGNAWILKSRMEHMNREFKEQMKRYGHGSSPKKTAGKISLFSAIKAGGSKNTRSAVGEWLLSEEDHCYICSRMQEIYGRMLDTFVYMLREDAAFGALLMESNGFCLHHFADVLEICEEKLNPAEREAWVPRLGGLMEKNLDRIQADIDWLIEKYDYRNKDADWKQSKDAVQRTMQKLTGGHPADPVFQNRK
- a CDS encoding YARHG domain-containing protein — its product is MKKAEQSLHSKNEMIENTRAVTKKQASVRRLWSALVPAAIICVLILGGCKSGVGEEPPGAAPDEAGNPVAEGSAGTEGSFGPELGEAAERGQNPEDREGMAEGPAASLEASSDYILPGSDRELVEWADVKSLTTEQVRLARNEIYARHGRGFKSQDLQAYFDARPWYEKTVEPDDFSESLLNDYEKRNIRYLKGLEPVDGLPGLSDAPSKPVVDQYGYEGGHSLLSFELKPGTVKDCGEYYQVDAVFAQAIEAPGDLSYGDRITLVFNELTGETKTLEYREEGLYPLNEGPYPSVYYYRKHEDGSPVVLYQDSDDRVDKPFYEGQLYIRKDATKEIDIERLSAPVTYEDLNGEFNWYNGVFFDRKGYAVRLVFYGD
- a CDS encoding segregation/condensation protein A, with product MAVSISYKLEKFEGPLDLLLHLIDKNKVDIYDIPIVEITQQYLDYMNQMDKEDLNIVSDFLVMAATLLDIKSRMLLPAPVDEEGEEEDPRAELVARLLEYKKYKMMAQELADMEENAQGLLFKAPTVPKEVAKYEPPVDLDNLLDGLTLARLQRIFESVMKRQQDKVDPIRSSFGTIKKEPVSLEDKILNVLGYARKHRSFSFRQMLERQSDKLEVVVTFLAILELMKMGKIQLTQEHTFDDMYIETLEAEGEETELDLEEIAGLEG